The Streptomyces sp. NBC_01298 genome contains the following window.
TAGCGGTCGCCGTACGCGCTGCGCAGGTCGCGGCGGACGGCGCGCAGCACCTGCGGGTCGTCGTCCACGGCCAGGATGACCGGCTTGCGGTTCTCCGCGCGGGCCGCGGCTTCGGCGGTCGCGGAGGTGGTGCTCGTGGGCGCGTTGGCCGTGGGCGGGGTGCCCGCGGTGGCGCTCTCCGGGGCCGTGCTCACGCCGGGTCCAGCATCAGCTTGTCGGCGTAGCACCAGGCCCAGTCCTCGCCGGGCTCGTGGGAGGCGGCGATGGGGTGCCCGGTGGTCCCGTAGTGCCTGGTGGCGTGACGGTTCTTCGAGGAATCGCAGCAGCCGACGTGCCCGCAGCTCAGGCACATCCGCAGGTGCACCCAGGCGTCACCGGAGACGAGGCACTCCTCGCAGCCCTCGGTGCCGGGTTTCACCGGACGTATCGACTCGATGTGGGTGCACAACAGGTCCATCGTCATCGTCCCCGTCCCTCTCTCGCGCTCTCGCGCCCTCGCGCTTCGCGCCCGTGATTGCGGCGCGCCCGTGATTCCGGGGCGTCCAGACCATAAGGCGGAGCCCCGGCGACGGTTCAGTGATTCGGACGAAGTCAGGTAGTCCGGAAGCTACTTCATGACATCGCCGGACGACTTCCTGAGGTGCCCCCATGACCTGGGCGACTACCTCACGAAGTCGCACACCAGCGCTTTGACGGAACCCCCGGGCGCGGCCAGTGTGGGGGACGCCAACGACAACAGGCGGCGCCTGGAGGAATCCGTGAGCAGAAAGATTCTGGTCATTGTCTCCGAACACGGTTACTGGGCCGAGGAACTGATCGGCCCCGTATCGCAGTTCGACGAGCAAGGCTATGAAGTCGTATTCGCCACGCCGACCGGAAAGCGTGCCCACGCTCTCCCGCCGAGCCTCGACGCGAACTACATCGATCCTCCGCTGGGACGCTCGGTCACCACCGAGGAGAACGCCCGGCTGGGCCGGGAGTTCGAGCAGTCGAGCCGGCTCGACTCCCCCCTCGACATCGAGGCCTTGGCCCCCGAGCGCCCGTACACGAGCGACTCGGCCTATCTGCCCAAGCTCGAGCAGTACCACCGCGATCTGGACAAGCTCCAGGCCGACATCGCCGGCTTCGACGCGGTGCTCATCGTGGGAGGCAGCGGTCCGATCGTCGACCTCGCCAACAACGAGCGCGTGCACGCCCTGATCCTCGCCTTCAAGAACGCGGGCAAGGTCGTCGCCGCCGAGTGCTACGGCGTCGCCTGCCTGGCCTTCGCCCGGGACTGGGGCGACCGGCGCAGCATCATCTGGGGCAAGCACGTGACCGGCCACTGCAAGGAGTACGACTACAAGGACGGCACCGGATTCCTCGGTACCGATTTCAACATGGGGCCGCCGCCGTATCCGCTGGAGTACATCCTGCGCGATGCGACCGGGCCGCGCGGCGCGTACATCGGGAATTTCGGCCACCCCCTTTCGGTGATCGTCGACTTCCCCTTCGTGACCGGTCGTTCGACCCCCGACTCATATCTCACGGGGCAGAAGATCGTGGAAGTCCTGGAGAACGGTCTCACTCGGTACGGCTGGTAATTCCGGTAACTCCGGCAATCCGGAACGACGGTACGCAAAGGAGGGGGAGTTCGATGAGTTCTGGAGCCACTCCCGGACGGGAAAGGCTGATCGACCAGTTCAAGGCCGACGGCCTGAACGTCATGTTCGGAAATCCGGGGACGGTGGAACAGGGATTCCTCGACGCGGTCGACGCGGCGGAGGACTTCCACTACGTCCTCGCCCTCCAGGAGACGGTGGCCGCCGGCATCGCCGACGGCTACGCCCGGGCCACCGGCGGGGCGGCCCTGCTCCAGCTCCACTCCGGGGTGGGGCTGGGCAACGGCATCGGCATGCTCTACCAGTCGCTGCGGGGCCACACCCCGCTCGTCGTGGTCGCCGGCGACGCCGGGGTGCGCTACGACGCCATGGACGCGCAGATGGCGTCCGATCTGGTGGCGATGGCGAAGCCGGTGACCAAGTACGCGACCCGGGTCACCGACCGGCACTCCGTGCTCCGCACGATCCGCCGCGCGGTGAAGATCGCCCTGACCCCGCCGCGCGGCCCGGTGTTCGTGGCGCTGCCGATGGACGTGCTGGACGAGCTCAACTCCGAGCTCGTCCTGCCCGCCGCGGTGCCGCTCACGGACGTGGCGCCCTCGCCCGCCTCGGTGGGGCGGGCGGCGGAGCTGCTGGCCTCCGCCGAGCGGCCGGTCGTCCTCGTCGGGGACGGGGTCGCGCTCTCCGGGGCGCAGCGCGAGCTCGTCGCCGTCGCCGAGCTGCTCGGCGCCGACGTGTACGAGGTCGACTCCTCCGAGGTGAACATCGCGGCCTCGCACCCGCTGCGCCGCGGTCAGACGGGCCACATGTTCGGCCCGCACAGCAAGGAGCTGATCGGTCGGGCGGACGGGGTGCTGATCGTCGGCACCTACGTCTTCCCCGAGGTGTTCCCGGAACTGGAGAGCCCCTTCCGGGCCGGCGCGCGGGTCGTGCACATCGACCTGAACGCCTACGAGATCGCCAAGAACCACCCGGTGGACCTCGGGCTCGCCGCCGATCCCCGGCAGGCGCTGCGCGCGCTGGCCGGCGTACTGGAACACGTGCTCACCCCCGCGCAGCGGGCGGCGGCGGCCGGGAGGCTGGACGCGCGGACCCGGGAGCGGGTGCGCACGGACCAGACCGAGCGGGAGGCCAAGGAGGCGGACGGTTCGCCGATGGCGGTCTTCCTGCGGACCCTGGCCGAGCGCACCGGCGGGGACCTGATCGTCTTCGACGAGGCGCTGACCACCTCTCCGCTGGTCACCCGGTACCTGCCGCCGGAGCGGCCGGGCGACTACCACCTCACCCGGGGCGGATCGCTGGGCGTGGGCTTCCCGGGCGCGGTCGGCGTCAAGCTGGCCCGGCCGGAGCGGACCGTCGTCGGCTTCGCGGGCGACGGCGGCTCGATGTACACCTACCAGGCGCTGTGGACCGCGGCCCGGCACGGCATCGAGGCGAAGTTCGTGGTCTGCAACAACCGCAAGTACCGGCTGCTGGACGACAACATCGCCCAGTACTGGCGGGAGCGGGAGATTGCGCAGCACGGCTTCCCGGGCTCCTTCGACCTCTCGCACCCCGAGATCGACTTCGCCGCCCTGGCCCGGTCGCTCGGGGCGGGCGGGATGCGGGTGGAGAAGCCCGACGAGGCGATCGCCGCCGTGGGCCGGATGCTCGCCCATCCCGGGCCGTTCCTGGTCGACATACAGATCTGACACCGCCGGATCTGACGCACGGACCCCACGCAGAGCACGGACAGACAGGAGGAGACCGCATGCCCGCCGAGCGGCTGACCGAGGACGCGATCCGCGCCTTCGCCGAGAAGTGGTACGTGGCCCTGGACCAGCACGTCCAGCCGGACCAGGTGCTGGCCCTGATCACCGAGGACCTGGAGTTCAAGGTCCCGGAGGACACCTTCGTCGGCCACCAGGGCTTCGGCCGCTGGTACGAGGCGGTCACGAACCGCTTCTTCGACGAGGTGCACACGGTCACCAAGGTGGAGCCCGTCATCGAGGGGGACCGGGCGATCGTCCGGGTCCTCGTCAACTGGCAGGCCAAGATCTGGGACCCGCCGGCCGCCCGCAGCGTGTGGCTGGGCTTCGACGCCGACCAGACCTGGACCGTGGTCGCCGGCCCCGACGGGCCGCTGATCCGGCAGTACACCGTCAACGACCTGGCGCCCATGCCCGGCTCCGCCTCCCTCTGAGCGCCGGACTGATCGCCGAAGGAGAAGCGACGATGACCGAAGTGACACGGGAGCGGGTCGAGGCGGCGTACCGCGCCCTCGGCTCCGGCGACCGGGCCAGGATCCTGGAGTACTACGCGGAGGACCTGCGCTGGCAGGTCCCCGGCAACCATCCGCTCGCGGGCTGGTACGAGAGCCTGGACGCCTTCCTGGAGCTGATGGGCCAGACCCACAAGCTCACGGGCGGCACCTTCCGCATGGACATCGAGGCCGTCCTCGTCGGCGAGGACTGCAGCGCGGACGTCTGCCGCAACGTCGCCGTGCGCGGCGGTGCCGACGAGTCGAGCGGGTCCCCGTACGAGCGGATGGACTACCCGGTCTTCCACTTCATGCGCTGGCGGGGCGGCCGCATCGTCGAGGGCCACGACGGGCTCTTCGGCGACACGGCCACCGCCTTCAGCCAGTTCTGGGCGCCCTTCGCGCCCGACGGAACCCGCAGGGACCAGTAGGGGGTTGAGCGCCATGGACGCGCGGCAGATCTTGCAGAAGTACTACGAGTACGCCAACGCCGGTGACTGGGACAGCTGGTGCGACCTGTTCGCCGAGGACCAGGTCATGGACGAGCAGCTCGCCGGCCACATCGAGGGCCTGGACACGCTGCGGTCGATGATGAAGGGCATGGGGACCATGTACCGGGTCTTCCGCAACGAGCCCGTGCACTTCCTCGTCGACGGGGAGAAGGCCGCGGCCGTCTCCCACCTGACCGCGGTCACCCCCTCCGGGGACGGGATCGAGGCCGAGGTCATGAACTTCTTCCGGATCGTGGACGGAAAGATCGCCTACATGGCGAACTACCACGACACGGTTCCCTTCCAGGTCCTCGGCCAGGGCTGAGGGGGCGCGCGATGGCCGTGGATGAGTACGACTACATCGTCGTGGGATCCGGCACCGCCGGCAGCGTCCTCGCGAACCGCCTCTCCGAGGACCCGGACGTCACCGTCCTGGTCCTGGAGGCGGGGGCGGGCCGCATCCCTCCCGAGGTGGACGATCCGTCCTCCTGGTACAAGCTGCTCGGCGGGCCCGTCGACTGGGGTTACACCAGCGTCCCGCAGCCCGGCCTGGACGGCCGCCGCACCTACGAACCGCGCGGCAAGGCCCCCGGCGGCAGCAGCAACCTCTACATCATGATGCACATCCGGGGCCACGCCTCGGACTTCGACAACTGGGCCTACCAGGGCGCGGCGGGCTGGGCCCACGAGGACGTACTGCCCTACTTCTCGCTGCTGGAGGGCCAGGAGGACGCCACCGCGCCCACCACCGGCACCCGCGGGCCGCAGCGGATCACCCACGCCGGGCGGCACGGCCCCAACCCGGTCTCCCGGGCCTTCATCGACGCCGCGGTCGAGCTCGGTCACGAGGAGATCGCCGACTTCAACACCGACGGGCCGCGGCGCGGACTCTTCGGCACCGGCTGGCACCACATCGACGTGGCCGACGGCCGCCGCCAGGGCGTCCTCGCCGCCTACCTGGAGCCGGCGCTGGACCGCTCGAACCTGACCCTGCGCACCAGTGCGCAGAGCACCCGGCTGCTCTTCGACGGGGACACCTGCACGGGTGTGGAGTACGTCCAGCTCCAGGCCCCCGCCCAGATTCCCGGGCGGACGGTGCGGGACGGGCACAGCACGGCGTCCGAGCCCGGGCTGCACACCGTACGGGCCCGCCGAG
Protein-coding sequences here:
- a CDS encoding type 1 glutamine amidotransferase domain-containing protein; translation: MSRKILVIVSEHGYWAEELIGPVSQFDEQGYEVVFATPTGKRAHALPPSLDANYIDPPLGRSVTTEENARLGREFEQSSRLDSPLDIEALAPERPYTSDSAYLPKLEQYHRDLDKLQADIAGFDAVLIVGGSGPIVDLANNERVHALILAFKNAGKVVAAECYGVACLAFARDWGDRRSIIWGKHVTGHCKEYDYKDGTGFLGTDFNMGPPPYPLEYILRDATGPRGAYIGNFGHPLSVIVDFPFVTGRSTPDSYLTGQKIVEVLENGLTRYGW
- a CDS encoding nuclear transport factor 2 family protein → MPAERLTEDAIRAFAEKWYVALDQHVQPDQVLALITEDLEFKVPEDTFVGHQGFGRWYEAVTNRFFDEVHTVTKVEPVIEGDRAIVRVLVNWQAKIWDPPAARSVWLGFDADQTWTVVAGPDGPLIRQYTVNDLAPMPGSASL
- a CDS encoding UBP-type zinc finger domain-containing protein, which translates into the protein MTMDLLCTHIESIRPVKPGTEGCEECLVSGDAWVHLRMCLSCGHVGCCDSSKNRHATRHYGTTGHPIAASHEPGEDWAWCYADKLMLDPA
- a CDS encoding thiamine pyrophosphate-binding protein is translated as MSSGATPGRERLIDQFKADGLNVMFGNPGTVEQGFLDAVDAAEDFHYVLALQETVAAGIADGYARATGGAALLQLHSGVGLGNGIGMLYQSLRGHTPLVVVAGDAGVRYDAMDAQMASDLVAMAKPVTKYATRVTDRHSVLRTIRRAVKIALTPPRGPVFVALPMDVLDELNSELVLPAAVPLTDVAPSPASVGRAAELLASAERPVVLVGDGVALSGAQRELVAVAELLGADVYEVDSSEVNIAASHPLRRGQTGHMFGPHSKELIGRADGVLIVGTYVFPEVFPELESPFRAGARVVHIDLNAYEIAKNHPVDLGLAADPRQALRALAGVLEHVLTPAQRAAAAGRLDARTRERVRTDQTEREAKEADGSPMAVFLRTLAERTGGDLIVFDEALTTSPLVTRYLPPERPGDYHLTRGGSLGVGFPGAVGVKLARPERTVVGFAGDGGSMYTYQALWTAARHGIEAKFVVCNNRKYRLLDDNIAQYWREREIAQHGFPGSFDLSHPEIDFAALARSLGAGGMRVEKPDEAIAAVGRMLAHPGPFLVDIQI
- a CDS encoding nuclear transport factor 2 family protein; its protein translation is MTEVTRERVEAAYRALGSGDRARILEYYAEDLRWQVPGNHPLAGWYESLDAFLELMGQTHKLTGGTFRMDIEAVLVGEDCSADVCRNVAVRGGADESSGSPYERMDYPVFHFMRWRGGRIVEGHDGLFGDTATAFSQFWAPFAPDGTRRDQ
- a CDS encoding nuclear transport factor 2 family protein, with translation MDARQILQKYYEYANAGDWDSWCDLFAEDQVMDEQLAGHIEGLDTLRSMMKGMGTMYRVFRNEPVHFLVDGEKAAAVSHLTAVTPSGDGIEAEVMNFFRIVDGKIAYMANYHDTVPFQVLGQG
- a CDS encoding GMC family oxidoreductase; the protein is MAVDEYDYIVVGSGTAGSVLANRLSEDPDVTVLVLEAGAGRIPPEVDDPSSWYKLLGGPVDWGYTSVPQPGLDGRRTYEPRGKAPGGSSNLYIMMHIRGHASDFDNWAYQGAAGWAHEDVLPYFSLLEGQEDATAPTTGTRGPQRITHAGRHGPNPVSRAFIDAAVELGHEEIADFNTDGPRRGLFGTGWHHIDVADGRRQGVLAAYLEPALDRSNLTLRTSAQSTRLLFDGDTCTGVEYVQLQAPAQIPGRTVRDGHSTASEPGLHTVRARREVIVAAGAIESPKLLLLSGIGHPEQLREHGIGTVAALPGVGENFHNHVLTGLMAEVTQELPPPAQNLSESALFLSSRPGLPAPDLQIAFVHVPFDVIVGQDHPNTVSILPGVVRPVSRGWIKLASADPLAHPLINPNYLGDRWDLERMVQGVKTARELFATSAFSPWYKQELQPGPGYVSDEDLRTFVKQKSESYHHQAGSCRMGIDDLSVVDPELRVHGVRNLRVVDASVMPAVPSGNCHTAIAMIAERAADFLKGVSRA